GATGCTTCAACACGATCGATGTTTCCTATATTTTTGGTGTTTGTGAGATGTTGTGGCGATCGCATTCGAGTTAAATAAGGAGTTGCCAGGTTGCGACGCAGACCAATCCTGACAACCCACCAAGAGTCGCAGTAACATCTCAAGTGCTGTATGAAGTCGCATAAGAATCTCCAAAAAATTGGTTAATGAATGGAAATGCCGCACTTGCCCGCGTAGGCAAGGAGGTTTAGGCTGGAAATGGAAAAAATCGATTTAAGTGGTAAAAAATTATTTGCGCGCAAGGCGCAGCAGCAGCCCTAGCCCTAGTAGTTGGCTAGTGGAGTTGTGTAGAAATTGCTGCCGTGTAAGCATGAGATGGAGACAATGAACTATGGATATATTAGCCCTAGACATTACAGGGGTCAATATTCAGATAGGCATACTTTGCCAATATAGCGCCAATTAACTTGCGATCGCACGGGGATTAAGTGGCGAATTTTTCTGAGGGATGCAGTTGCACGCCTAATTACTGGACTAAAGGGCGATCGCCTGAGAAACTAAAGGATCGATGGTTTGGGTAAAGCTTTCTCTCCTTCTGGCAGTTCTATCAAATGTACTTTCCCCTAAAGGCGGAAGATGGCTTTGCTATATGGATGCGAATATCCTGGCATCATGATTAATTATTCTTGTTTAAAGCAGGGGGAACTTAAGTAATGCGGTGTGTAATTAGTAGTCGTGCGGGGCAAGTTTTGGCAAAGGGTCGATTGATTCTTCACAAGTCCGATAATGGCGAATTGCGCTTGGATTTGCAAACTGATGGGGGTACATTGCTCCAGGGTGGAATAATTGACCCGGATGGGAATATGGAATCAGCAAGTCAAGTGTTATTTCGTCAGTTCTTTCAAGTCTGGGGTATGAGCGATTTGACCTTGAGTGTAACGCTCAAATAAGGCTTTAGTGTTATTTCGTCAGTTCTTTCAAGTCTGGGGTATGAGCGATTTGACCTTGAGTGTAACGCTCAAATAAGGCTTTATGTAATTAAATAGCACGGAACATTACTCAAGTTCGCGATACCGTGCTAGAAATCGCAATGGCATAAACTGTCCCCGGCGATCGCACGAACAAAGGCCAAAGATAAAAAGTGCGATCGCTCTCTATAAAGCAGGATTTTAGTCAGAAACAGATCTTAGGCTTCTTATTATTAACGCTAACTTTTGGAGAGCAGCGATCGCACTTTTTTAGTGAAGTTTGAGTTGTAAGCGATCGCCTACAACTCAACGGAAGTTACCCGCACACTTTTTTGACGCTGGGAAGCTTGCTAACCTCATCCCACCAAGTCCGCAGTTTAGGAGTTTGAGTAGTAATTACATCGAACTCTGGAGTCTGGGAAAGGTAAATAAAAATTGGTATGAGGTAGAAATCAGGAATACTCAGTTCGCTACCTAGCAGATAAGGGCTACCAACAGTTAGCGACTCAATCGCCTCTGCTGCTGTTTTTGCAGGTGCGACAGCATTTTTCACCTTATTCTCATCAGTTTTGCCACCCTGAGTCGGCACAATCACGCGCTGTATTACAATTGTCAAAATTGCATTTGGATAGAGGTAGCTATCAATAATTGCTATAATCTGGCGCATCCGTGCCCGCTCTAGGGGATTGGCCGGGCTAAACTTGTTATGTGCTACGACAGTATCGAGATAGTCGGTAATGGCACTCGTTTCATAAATCACTTCGCCATCAATTTCGAGGGTCGGAACCTTACCAAATGGATTCTTAGCCAGGTATTCTGCTGACTGATTTTCACCGTTGAAAATACCGATTTCTTTGAGAGCGTAGTCTGCGCTTGATTCTTCAAGCAGCAGCCGGACGGTACGGACATAAGTACTTACAGGAGTTCCGTAAACAGTAAGGTTCGCCATTGTTCTTAGATTCTTAATCAACAATCCAACATTAACAAGAATACTCTTTCTCCAAGCGCGATCGCATTCCTTCACTTGTCAACTAACCCAAGACTAATACAGGACTGCTTTCATTGCGCGATCGCTCAACTTGAATTACTAAATTCCTGCTACTTAGAGCATTTCAAGCAAAGCAAAACTTACTTAATTTGAGCCAAAGCTTGCTCATCGCCTAAATCTTGCAAGAATCTGTTTTTGTCGAATGTATATTCTTGACCCAGAAAATCTAGGATTTTTTCTGTATCATATTCGGCATTTTGCAAACAAGTTGAAGCCCCAGGAGAAGGCGTTATGTTAAACAAAATATTCTCCCCTACAATTTTAGCTTCTCCCATTTCTAGGCGCTTATTCTTGAGGTTAACAATTTGAGGTCTGATCCCTCCATACCCTTTTGCAAGCTGTAGATCGCTTAATTTTATTGAAGGAACAATTTTTTGAACTTCTTTTAAAAATAACCTCTTGCCTATTATAGGTATATCGTAAATATAGTTCTTCAGAATATATCTGAATATCACTTTGTCGGAAAGGATATTAAAGAAGCTCAAGAAAGCATTAACGCTAAGTCCAGCCGTTCGGAAATAATCAAAGATAGTAGCATAGTTACGCGCTTCCAACAAAAGACTAACCTTCGCAGTAGGGCCAAATCTAGTCTTACTTTGATCGTGAACCTCTGAATCTCCATGAATAGCTGCAAAAGGTATTTTTTTGAGTTGTACGGTATAGACTTTACCGTTTAAAACTCCTGGTGCCAGGTAAAAATTTCCAGCCACATCCAACAGCGCTAAATCTTTTCCATACCCTAGAGATTTGGCAAATAGTAAACTATAAGCTGCCGCTGTAAAAACAACAACCTTAGCAACCACAACTTCTTTATCGGTCTGAATCTTGTATAACTCTCCTTCTTTCTGGATACTCTTAACCTTTGTACTCATCCTTAAATCAATTCTTTCTTGAGCGCTAGCCATTGAATTCTTTAGAAAGGATTGAGCTAATTTCTGAAAGTCTATTGTGTACCCCTCTTCAGTAAATAAACCACTAATTTCTTCTTGAGGCGATCTATCTTTGACTAAATTAGGTTCAACTGCTTCTATCTCCTCTTTATTAATTAATTTCAGTTTTGGAAATAACGCTTTAAATTCTTTGTATCTTTGTCTAAGTTCTTCATTTTGTTCTTCTCCTATACCCAAAACCATTTTGTGATATTTGCTATAAATTTCTTGATGCGGGTCATTCCTCAAAATATAGTTTTTAACTAAGCTGGCAGCTTTGTTTACTTGCCGTGCTTTTTCCAAAGTGTAGTTAGTTTCTATATCCCCAAAATGAAGCGTTTGGCTGTTGCTAGTTTTATGAGAATTACCTAGAGCTACTTCTGGATGTTTCTCTATCAAAGCAATGCGTTTTATGTTAGTATAATTGCTCAAACTATATAGTAAAGCGGTTCCGGAGATTCCGCCTCCAACGATTGCTACTTCATAAATGCCCTTTTCGAGTTGCATATTATCTCCAAAATCTTAACAAAGAATACAAAATTTACTTTAAAAAGTTGTAGCTTCTTCTACAATCTATCTAGTATAGAGTAGATAGATTTAAAACATCTCTAAAAAACAAAAATCGAATACATCAAGAAAGTGTAGTGCTATCTGTATCGCAATTGACCAATCACCCACTATCATAATTGTTTTTATAATAACAAGTCTTTAAGGGAAAATTAACCACTCCACAGTTATAGTAGCGCTCCTTCGTGAGGTAGAAAAGTAGCAGTACGCTCCCAATGCTACCGATGTACGTTCGACACCAGACTAGCGATCGCGCCCAGTGTCAGATGAGATAATCTCAGGCATAGGAGTAAGCCAATTTGCGATCGCACCTTCTATGTTAGTTCTTCATCCGCTCTCAAATTTCATAGGCTGCAATTGTGCTGTCAGCGACTCATCTCCCAGCTATTACTATGAAGGGCGTTGTCCTCAAAGTGGCGAACTACTCAAACTGCCCCGCACTGCTTTGGTAGAGGCGATCGCTTATGGTTTGATGCAACACCTTGCAAAAGATGAGCGTTATTCCAGTGAGGGCAAGATGTATGGAATACTGCTCGTTGAACTGCCTGATGGCGAACAACGAGTACTTCAAGCATTCTCCGGTCTTTTGAACGGTAACAGTATTGTTGATGGTTGGGTGCCGCCAATTCCGGGACGAGATGAAGTTGCCTTAGAGGAAGCCCGCACTTTAGCCGAATTAGAAGCTATCAAACAAGAACTTATTAAGTTGAAACAACTTCCAGAACGGCAGCACTATGAAACGCGATCGCGCGAGTTCGATCGGCAGTTGCAACAAATGAGCGATCGTCATCGAGATTGCAAACAGCAACGACAGCAAAAACGTCAGCTATTGTGCGAAACCCTCTGTGAAGAAGCGCTAACTATTGCCCTCGAACAACTTGACGAAGAAAGCCGTCAGCATGGAATTGAGCGACGGCAACTCAAACGCCAGCAAAATCAGGTGTTGCAACCGCTAAAGCAGTTAATTGAAGAGACGGATGCACGGATGCGCGAACTGAAACAACGGCGTAAACAGTTATCCCGCCAACTGCAAGCTCAGATGCACGCCGCCTACAGCCTGACTAATTTTTCCGGGCAGTCTCTATCGTTGCAGCAATTGATGCCAGGAGGCTCCATGCCCACTGGTACGGGAGACTGTTGCGCCCCAAAGCTGCTACACTATGCGGCTAAACATAATTTAAAACCCCTGGCAATGGCAGAGTTTTGGTGGGGGTCATCCTCAGCCGATGGCGACAAAATTCAGGGAGAATTCTACGGAGCTTGTGCAGAACGCTGTCAGCCATTGATGGGGTTTCTGCTGTCGGGATTGAAACCTAACCCCCCAAACCCCTTCCCTTGCAGGGGAGAGGTTCCCATCCTTTACGAAGATGAATGGCTGATTGCCGTAAATAAACCCGCAGGCTTGCTATCGGTTCCCGGTCGTTACAGCGATCGCCAGGATAGCGTTATCAGTCGCCTGCGTAATCTTTTACCTGATGGCATGGCGCTTATGGCAGTGCATCGCTTGGATCGAGAAACTTCTGGTATTCTCCTGCTGGCACGCGATCGCTCATCTTATCGCCACGTTAGCCAGCAGTTTCAGCAGCGCCAAGTACGCAAGATTTATGAAGCGATACTTTCCGGTTTGGTGACAGTTGAGCAAGGTGCGATCTCGTTACCGCTATGGGGAGATCCTGAAAATCGCCCT
Above is a genomic segment from Microcoleus sp. FACHB-831 containing:
- a CDS encoding glutathione S-transferase family protein — protein: MANLTVYGTPVSTYVRTVRLLLEESSADYALKEIGIFNGENQSAEYLAKNPFGKVPTLEIDGEVIYETSAITDYLDTVVAHNKFSPANPLERARMRQIIAIIDSYLYPNAILTIVIQRVIVPTQGGKTDENKVKNAVAPAKTAAEAIESLTVGSPYLLGSELSIPDFYLIPIFIYLSQTPEFDVITTQTPKLRTWWDEVSKLPSVKKVCG
- a CDS encoding FAD-dependent oxidoreductase; this encodes MQLEKGIYEVAIVGGGISGTALLYSLSNYTNIKRIALIEKHPEVALGNSHKTSNSQTLHFGDIETNYTLEKARQVNKAASLVKNYILRNDPHQEIYSKYHKMVLGIGEEQNEELRQRYKEFKALFPKLKLINKEEIEAVEPNLVKDRSPQEEISGLFTEEGYTIDFQKLAQSFLKNSMASAQERIDLRMSTKVKSIQKEGELYKIQTDKEVVVAKVVVFTAAAYSLLFAKSLGYGKDLALLDVAGNFYLAPGVLNGKVYTVQLKKIPFAAIHGDSEVHDQSKTRFGPTAKVSLLLEARNYATIFDYFRTAGLSVNAFLSFFNILSDKVIFRYILKNYIYDIPIIGKRLFLKEVQKIVPSIKLSDLQLAKGYGGIRPQIVNLKNKRLEMGEAKIVGENILFNITPSPGASTCLQNAEYDTEKILDFLGQEYTFDKNRFLQDLGDEQALAQIK
- a CDS encoding pseudouridine synthase, which encodes MSDEIISGIGVSQFAIAPSMLVLHPLSNFIGCNCAVSDSSPSYYYEGRCPQSGELLKLPRTALVEAIAYGLMQHLAKDERYSSEGKMYGILLVELPDGEQRVLQAFSGLLNGNSIVDGWVPPIPGRDEVALEEARTLAELEAIKQELIKLKQLPERQHYETRSREFDRQLQQMSDRHRDCKQQRQQKRQLLCETLCEEALTIALEQLDEESRQHGIERRQLKRQQNQVLQPLKQLIEETDARMRELKQRRKQLSRQLQAQMHAAYSLTNFSGQSLSLQQLMPGGSMPTGTGDCCAPKLLHYAAKHNLKPLAMAEFWWGSSSADGDKIQGEFYGACAERCQPLMGFLLSGLKPNPPNPFPCRGEVPILYEDEWLIAVNKPAGLLSVPGRYSDRQDSVISRLRNLLPDGMALMAVHRLDRETSGILLLARDRSSYRHVSQQFQQRQVRKIYEAILSGLVTVEQGAISLPLWGDPENRPYQKVDEERGKPSLTRFQAIATEGGCTRIEFMPLTGRTHQIRVHAAHPRGLGVTILGDRLYGCHAVANRLHLHARELCFQHPQSGQTLHLQAKTPF